GATCTGCCCACTGGATGTCCCAAACACACCGGCGCCACCAGCATATGAGAAGCAGCCGGAAGAGTTGGGCATTCACGCAGCCGACAAGAAAACCGAAAACAATTAAACCCTGCATCACCATGCGGAAGGAGCGGAACCGTTGTCAAGGGAACCGTGGAATACCGTAGCCCGACACGTTTTTGGCCGGGTGAGGATATGCCGCGAAAGTCCCTTGACATAAAGTTCACGGATTACCCTTTTATAAGGAAAAAGGATTATTTCCTTTTTCCTGCCCCCGGCGAGGGCGGGTTCGGGCAGAGCCCGGAGTAAAAGTTTAGGCCAGGGATGCCTGAGCGGCGGGACACCCTTTTCAGAGGGCGTCCCAAGAGTGGATTAGATTTTTTCAATGCGCCAAGGCAAAGTGGTGATCACACGAAATGTCTTATCCATGGCATGGGGTATGGATTGCGTGTAGATGTCCGAAAATCGGGTACTACACAAATTCAAAATGTCCTTGACAAGGGGTACAATTTATATTGTGTTTCAATTTTGGCTTCATATCCCTTGTGTACGCCTGCACAAATTCCCCGAAAGTCATATCCAAGTCAGCCGCTTCTTTCATACGGAAATGATGTTCCCACTCCGTAGCTTCTCTTTTAGTCTTAAAACCTCTCTTGACTTTCCGGCAGTTCTTCCCCGTCCAGTCATAATAATGGAACGATACATACCACGTTCCACGCTGTTCATCTTTATATGCCGCCATAATCCGCCCTCCTTAGTTCGCCGCCTGCGCCATGCCGTAGAATTTTTCTTCATAATATTTTCTGCTGACACGTCCGGCGATTGTAATAAAACCCTTTTCTTCCAGTTCCTCATTCATCTGTCGTACTAATTTGTAAGCAAATGGTTTGGAAACACCCAACTCCTGCGCTACCTCCCCGGCAGTTACAAATAGTTCATTCCTCATTCAATATCCTCCTTTTTGTTTAGCGTTTTTGTTAAGTTCTGTATTTGAATTATACTTAACATTTCTGTTATTGTCAATAGCCTATTTGTTAAACTTATCTTTTTTATTAAATTTAGCATTTCTGATAAGTTTTTATTGCTGTATTATCTGAATTATGCTAGAATATATGGAGAATACAGAATTGAGAGGTCAGCTATGGACGTAACGATACGAAAAATACAAAAACAGGAATATCCGTTACTGGATAATTTTCTATATGAAGCAATTTTTGTTCCAGAGGGTATCGAACCTCCACCTAAAACCATCATTACATCTCCAGAATTACAGGTTTATGTTGAGCGTTTCGGGGAATCCAAAGATGATTGGGGATTAGCAGCAGAGGTTGACGGTAAGATTGTCGGTGCTGTTTGGGTTCGCAGTATGAACGATTACGGACATATAGATGCTGAAACGCCCTCTTTGGCAATCTCTCTTTATAAAGATTACCGGGGCTTTGGCATTGGAACGGCTATGATGAAAGAAATTCTTGCCCTGCTTAAATCACATGGGTACAGTCGGGTTTCTCTTTCTGTTCAAAAAGCCAATTATGCGGCAAAGATGTATTTAAAGATTGGTTTTGAGATTGTAAAGGAGAACGAGGAAGAATATATTATGGTGTACTACCTATAACAAATTTATAAATAAATTGGAGAAAGGACATTCCATTTATGAGAATCCGACCATATATACCAAGCAAAGATTACGAATATGTATCAAAATGGATTGATGACGAAAGAACTCATGCTTTTTGGTGTGCAAATCTTTTGCCCTACCCCATGACACAAAAATCTTTCCATGATTTATTAGAGAAAAATGCAATGGACTGGACGGACAGTGCTTATGTCGCAACAGAAAACAGCGGACAGGCAGTAGGCTTCTTCTGTTATTCTGTCAATACAGCAGACAATATCGGTTTTCTTAAATTTGTTATTGTTGATAAAACTAAACGTGGAAAAGGTTACGGAAAAGAAATGCTGAATCTAACTCTGCAATACGCTTTTCAGATAAGTGGAGCAAAAGCGGTTCAACTAAATGTTTTCAATGAAAACACATTAGCGAAACAATGTTATGAAAAAATCGGCTTTGTTGAAAGAAAGATTGATAAAGATGTATTTGCATATAAAGACGAGTTGTGGAGCAGATGCAACATGATAATTTCAAAACAATCATTCTAATTTTCAGAAAGGAAACATGACTATGGTATTAGGAGAACGGATAAAGAGAATACGCACGTTCCGGGGCTTGACACAGCGTGAACTAGGCTTGAAATTGGGATATGAGGAACGCAATGCTGATGTTCGTATCGCACAATATGAATCCGGCTATCGTGTTCCCAAAAACAACACTTTAATGGAAATGGCAAAGATACTGAACGTCAATTATATTCACTTTATTGGTGTTACCCCCGGTTGCGCCGAGGATATTATGCTCACATTCCTTTGGCTTGATGAAGACGACCGCAGCACGATCCATTTATTTCAGCTTGTCCGTAATCCCGGCAAATGCAACGCTTCTGATGATAAGTCGGTGCGTTACTATGACAATGATGACTGGCCTGCTCATGCTCCAGTGGGTATGTGGCTAGAGTACGGTTTAGTCAATGATTTCATGCGAGAGTGGTGTCTGCGGAAAGAGCAGCTAAAAAGCGGAGAGATTTCAGAGGACGAGTATTTTGAATGGAAAATCAACTGGCCTGCTACAAGTAGCAGTGTTGATGAAAAAGGGAATGACAAGAAAAATAATAGTTATAAATGGAGAAAACCATAATGTCAAAACGCAAATATATAAACGCATTAGCTAAACATTTTTGCAACTCACTTCATATCGCTTCATATGACCTAAAAAAATGTATATGGTTATGGGTTATTTATATAAAACACATTATAATCCAAAAGAAGTATGAACCCAAAGTAAATTGTACCCCTTGTCAAGGACATTTTGAATTTGTGTAGTACCCGATTTTCGGACATCTACACGCAATCCATACCCCATGCCATGGATAAGACATTTCGTGTGATCACCACTTTGCCTTGGCGCATTGAAAAAATCTAATCCACTCTTGGGACGCCCTCTGAAAAGGGTGTCCCGCCGCTCAGGCATCCCTGGCCTAAACTTTTACTCCGGGCTCTGCCCGAACCCGCCCTCGCCGGGGGCAGGAAAAAGGAAATAATCCTTTTTCCTTATAAAAGGGTAATCCGTGAACTTTATGTCAAGGGACTTTCGCGGCATATCCTCACCCGGCCAAAAACGTGTCGGGCTACGGTATTCCACGGTTCCCTTGACAACGGTTCCGCTCCTTCCGCATGGTGATGCAGGGTTTAATTGTTTTCGGTTTTCTTGTCGGCTGCGTGAATGCCCAACTCTTCCGGCTGCTTCTCATATGCTGGTGGCGCCGGTGTGTTTGGGACATCCAGTGGGCAGATCCCACTTGTGACGAACTGATAGTATTCATTTGGCGATAGTTTTGCCAGGTGCCACTGGTAACGCTGCTTATTGTAATAGTCCATGTAATCGTCCACGACCACCTTGACATCTCCATAGCAGGAACAGGCCGCGATCTTGTCTTTTATGTGGTCTTTCATATGGCCGAAGAAGCTTTCCTGCGGCGAATTGTCCCAGCAGTTGCCCTTGCGTGACATGGACTGCCTGAGCCCTTTGTCCTGCACGATATCAATAAACTTGTGGCTTGTATAATGGCATCCCTGGTCGCTGTGGATGACCGTCTCGGCATGGAGCGAGATACCATGCCTTTTGATAAGCTGCTCTACTGTTTCCAGGACGAAGTCCACTTCCAATGACGGGCTGAGGACATACGACAGGATCTGCTTCGTGAATGCGTCCAGCATGGTCGACAGGTAGGCGAACGTCCCATTGTATGGAAGGTACGTGATGTCCGTCAGCAGCACCATCCGCGGGCCGTAGCATTCAAACTCGCGTCGCAGCAGGTTGTCCGCTACGCTGCTGGTCTTCAGGGTCCTGGCCATCCTTCGGTAGGGGTTTGCCTTGCGAACAGGGCATGACAGGTTGTATTTGTCCATGAGCCTCCGTATTTTTTTGAGGTTCATGATGACCGGGGGGTTCATATGGAGGAGGGCCATATATATGCCTTTTGCCCTTTTGGAATAGCCACGCATACGATAGGCTTCCAGTACCAGGTCAAAATCCTCACGGTCCCTCTGCTCCTGCGCTTCCCTGATGGGTGCAGCCTTGAGCCAGGCGTAGTATCCGCTCCGGGATACGCCAGCCATGGAGCATAAGGAGCTGACTGACAGGGAGTTGCCTGCGGCCTGTAGGGTTTCCTGGATGATCTCATAGGCGCAAGAGGATCCATTCATCAGCAGTGCACCTACCTTCCTGTATTCCTGATTGAGGAAATTTTTTTTAGGAACTCCATTTCCTGCTTCAGGTAATCGACTTCATGCCGGAGCTGTTTCAGTTCGTCATCGCCGGACGGATGGCCTTCCAGGGCATTTCCCCCATTGCTGCGGCTGCTGTAGCCCTCGCGGAATCCCCCGTGCCTTTTGAATTCCTCGCGTATGTGCTGCGGGATGCTAAAGAAACGCCTCTCGCCGATCAATCCAACGCTGAACCCGTGGTCTTCGAGGATCTTCCTGGGTGTTCCACCGGCCCTGCAGGCTTCCATGAATAGTTCTTTGAACTCCCTTGTGAGGGAAAGGCGCGTGGCCGTGACGCTATAAACATATGGATTCTGGCGCAGCTTTTGCTGCTGCTCTTCGGTAAACTGTTTCCTGCTCATGGCATCCTCCTTCTGTATCTACTATACCATGCCAGAGCAAGAGACTGTCCAATTTAAAGGGTAGGATTCGTGCTGATGTCCAAGGAAGCGGGATCAATTAGTGTGACTGTCCAATCTGTCGGAACCGACTTGACGATATGCCTAAGATGAGGGGACTACACTAATTAGATTGTCCACGCTTATGGGTACATTATAGGTCTCCTTCCCACAGATACTTTGCACCATCCAGCAGGTCAATAATAGCTGTCAGCATATTGGTGTATTCAGTCTGTAATTCCTTAATGGATTCCAAAGAAGGAAGCGCATCAGGAGTAACATCGTTTGCGGTAAATTCTTTTTGCATTTTAAGTAATTGCAGATACAGCGCATTGACAGTCTGTACTAAAGGATATATGGTTTCTTTCTTACCGACAACGCAGATGCGGTTGTAAATGCAGGAACGGACAAAGTAATCTTTTTTCATCATTCCACTGGCAAGAATGCGAGCTTCGATTTGTTTTCGTTCGGCATCGGTGATTCTGAAACTAATGGTTGGATTTTTATGTTTGTTGCTCATAGCAGTGCTCCTTTCGCTTTGACAGTGGCAACGGGTGTAATAGATAGCCTGACAGCCACATGGATTTATTTGTTGTAAGTAATAAAAAAGTAGATTATATCAAGCCGATGGAAAATTATCGGTGCAGATACTGCAACTAATTTGCTACTGAAAACTTTGAAAACGATGCGAAAAGAGTAATATTTGGCGAAATAGATGTATCTGAAACGTAGGAAATATCAGCATTTGAGAGTTGCTGATAAAAACTTCGGGAAGAGTTTGAGTAGTCTGAGGTGAGCCGTGGAGCCAGTAAAATCAAGGCTTTGCAGCTTTTTTTCTCATTTTATTGCATTACGATTGCATTTTTTATTTTACTTCTTTGTGATAGGCTGCGGTGTGCTGGTTGCTCGTATAGTCTGCAACGCTTTGCGTGGCAGGCGTATATTGCAGTATCCCGGTCAGCTTATTGGCAACTTCAAGATTGGTGTTAGGATACAGATGACCATAGGTTCCCAGGGTTGTCTGTATTTTTTCATGCCCCAGACGCTCTTTGATCAACAGGGGATTTTCGCCCATGCTGATGAGCAGGGAGGCATGGGAATGCCTCAGTGCATGGATTTTAATGCGGTGTACACCGGCAAGCACGGCAAGTTTTTCCAGTG
The sequence above is a segment of the Lachnospiraceae bacterium JLR.KK008 genome. Coding sequences within it:
- a CDS encoding Arm DNA-binding domain-containing protein — encoded protein: MAAYKDEQRGTWYVSFHYYDWTGKNCRKVKRGFKTKREATEWEHHFRMKEAADLDMTFGEFVQAYTRDMKPKLKHNINCTPCQGHFEFV
- a CDS encoding MarR family transcriptional regulator produces the protein MRNELFVTAGEVAQELGVSKPFAYKLVRQMNEELEEKGFITIAGRVSRKYYEEKFYGMAQAAN
- a CDS encoding GNAT family N-acetyltransferase — translated: MDVTIRKIQKQEYPLLDNFLYEAIFVPEGIEPPPKTIITSPELQVYVERFGESKDDWGLAAEVDGKIVGAVWVRSMNDYGHIDAETPSLAISLYKDYRGFGIGTAMMKEILALLKSHGYSRVSLSVQKANYAAKMYLKIGFEIVKENEEEYIMVYYL
- a CDS encoding GNAT family protein, with the protein product MRIRPYIPSKDYEYVSKWIDDERTHAFWCANLLPYPMTQKSFHDLLEKNAMDWTDSAYVATENSGQAVGFFCYSVNTADNIGFLKFVIVDKTKRGKGYGKEMLNLTLQYAFQISGAKAVQLNVFNENTLAKQCYEKIGFVERKIDKDVFAYKDELWSRCNMIISKQSF
- a CDS encoding helix-turn-helix transcriptional regulator; this encodes MVLGERIKRIRTFRGLTQRELGLKLGYEERNADVRIAQYESGYRVPKNNTLMEMAKILNVNYIHFIGVTPGCAEDIMLTFLWLDEDDRSTIHLFQLVRNPGKCNASDDKSVRYYDNDDWPAHAPVGMWLEYGLVNDFMREWCLRKEQLKSGEISEDEYFEWKINWPATSSSVDEKGNDKKNNSYKWRKP
- a CDS encoding IS3 family transposase, whose product is MNGSSCAYEIIQETLQAAGNSLSVSSLCSMAGVSRSGYYAWLKAAPIREAQEQRDREDFDLVLEAYRMRGYSKRAKGIYMALLHMNPPVIMNLKKIRRLMDKYNLSCPVRKANPYRRMARTLKTSSVADNLLRREFECYGPRMVLLTDITYLPYNGTFAYLSTMLDAFTKQILSYVLSPSLEVDFVLETVEQLIKRHGISLHAETVIHSDQGCHYTSHKFIDIVQDKGLRQSMSRKGNCWDNSPQESFFGHMKDHIKDKIAACSCYGDVKVVVDDYMDYYNKQRYQWHLAKLSPNEYYQFVTSGICPLDVPNTPAPPAYEKQPEELGIHAADKKTENN
- a CDS encoding HTH domain-containing protein, producing MSRKQFTEEQQQKLRQNPYVYSVTATRLSLTREFKELFMEACRAGGTPRKILEDHGFSVGLIGERRFFSIPQHIREEFKRHGGFREGYSSRSNGGNALEGHPSGDDELKQLRHEVDYLKQEMEFLKKISSIRNTGR